Proteins encoded together in one Plasmodium brasilianum strain Bolivian I chromosome 4, whole genome shotgun sequence window:
- a CDS encoding hypothetical protein (conserved Plasmodium protein) encodes MFMMGINKSSEQQENGDDYNMSCYVAWVRSIFNSDVSINTNLLHIEAERENKKKRKISEEKGKVENKEQECKEEDKEEEQQQKEEKGGCIKKRNKKRLRCEENEEKKRKILSEERMVTFLSSPLVAEKRKSDIKDENDNESNIFCYSDDKKSFYNNNSINSNSNNNINNNIVSNQNLKKIELFKNGSSSSCEISEIENEKELCEDMVEEGKNGVVRKAKNNVKENNEKVFGSYCHINIKVPEDTKKDITRKDKLNMVGYDILNCFMISSSDEEENDDYDDDGIDCHMNSDKSDQIYDDNHTQSKSVEFIYIPFNYENLKKKIKLMRDIDIEFYNIQEKSKERGKEIISSGGILVANSNGNKSSLYDVTNGAVISSNNIYNSNNNMKDGDDNNNNDKNNSNDNNNNRNNNNINNNNNINYNNNNNINYNNNNNNETVLKRNEKINRQEVFPPKNDTHDFCFWNVENDTYITRPLYAQHLNKKHFTLLDESEEMIKNYSSNQYSIKFVPRHLLYVVSQVASRTFFDPIYRKQLLFHF; translated from the coding sequence aaaagcgaaaaataagcgaagaaaaaggaaaagtagaaaataaagaacaaGAATGTAAAGAAGAAGATAAAGAAGAAGAACAACAacaaaaggaagaaaaaggaggatgtattaaaaagagaaataaaaaaagactaAGATGTGAGgagaatgaagaaaaaaagaggaaaatttTGTCTGAAGAAAGGATGGTAACGTTTCTTAGCAGCCCTTTGGTGGCCGAAAAAAGGAAGAGTGATATTAAAGACGAGAATGATAATGagtcaaatatattttgctattcTGATGATAAAAAgagtttttataataataatagtattaatagtaatagtaataataatattaataataatattgttagtaatcaaaatttgaaaaaaatagaattgtTCAAAAATGGCAGTTCTTCCTCGTGTGAAATATCAGAAatagaaaatgaaaaggaattGTGTGAAGATATGGTGGAAGAAGGTAAAAATGGAGTAGTAAGAAAGgctaaaaataatgtaaaggaaaataatgaaaaagtatTTGGTAGTTATTgtcatattaatattaaagttCCAGAGGATACGAAGAAAGATATAACACGAAAGGATAAGCTGAACATGGTTGgctatgatatattaaattgttttatGATATCCTCGTctgatgaagaagaaaatgatgATTATGATGATGATGGTATTGATTGTCATATGAATAGTGACAAGAGTGACCAAATATATGATGATAACCATACACAGTCGAAAAGCGTTGAGTTCATTTATATTCCCTTTAATTacgaaaatttaaaaaaaaaaataaaattaatgagggatatagatatagaatTTTACAACATTCAAGAAAAATCGAAAGAAAGGGGCAAGGAAATAATATCTAGTGGTGGAATCTTAGTTGCAAACAGCAATGGAAATAAGAGCTCACTTTATGATGTTACAAATGGTGCAGTTATaagcagtaataatatttacaattcgaataataatatgaaggATGgagatgataataataataatgataaaaataatagtaatgataataataataatagaaacaataataatattaataataacaacaatattaattataataataacaacaatattaattataataataataataataacgagacagttttaaaaaggaatgaaaaaataaataggcAAGAAGTTTTCCCCCCAAAAAATGATACCCATGATTTTTGTTTTTGGAATGTTGAAAATGACACCTACATAACAAGACCACTATATGCGCAACATCTaaacaaaaaacattttacattattagaTGAGTCGGAAGAAATGATTAAAAACTATTCTTCAAATCAGTATTCAATTAAATTTGTGCCAAGACATTTGCTTTATGTAGTTAGTCAGGTAGCATCAAGGACATTCTTTGATCCTATATACAGGAAACAGTTGCTTTTCCATTTCTAG
- a CDS encoding protein kinase: protein MFSVESEKTTGYKKKNSSKKICEEEKRLQTDVLFRNEENEHISLDNNIVLNDNILVIPNNGICEEMKHNSGDKEKTEVEEGSKQFKESDKISLNKLSSKKGAYYNIYQYEDKNNNNVKFSQNVNAIKKPFEKHHEHVKDDSYMTISKNVVRNMFLKSNITSNSEQMADIRVCINKPSNSNIYTSNIYLREKSTSHHKTGNNNLLRYYYSKEINEGENLMKKELSTFEKTASVNIKCHDESHEHLNMLYSNDSRIFRTDFTYTNKDWDNIYPLAEDRQKIIDDMNKYSSFISILNNNTYKSNSSMHRLNIVMRDMHKPHNEKFEKQIYDEQTKMEEEHNDYATEGRVYFDLEKSNAMYVNQMNERKESMKGFKCETEEIIFSNNLNTDKKIHEGTNSKENDMDYFNLKKRSKFINSHNVDVLRGGKNSVYGADEKRDEIYRDNQSGGNYIKQCTLSMPLLKNKTTENAWKKKIQEINKERFLSIRMKPNVLYSEKYGKVKNTKKDFSFSYTGENDVPRLMVLKENECSTNRSSYDSMYGKNDMTKMFANISNLNMIKNNVIFYQKRKCNNVFKKNNNINMRRNFNRNMCKTDKAGHVADNKEAKKSFEENIFHLKNKFLSPEKYVFIFKEKQTSNNESKNESHGELKNNENVTSCPSQDNKSKDITCAGEKEHNSVHMVEQPEQLIKAEMCLKRIKDENRFALKHMSKNCHMMDKYHENRNPNFSDFSLESSNDSSIVENVNEEEKEKKKEKKENYRISLLSYDGIKNDVKQYDREERQILKSKINSLDRKLFVKNELNDSTTFNLRKGNFQCIKEDNINKVSFTRRNSENCTSEKKRNKFSYKLYSNDEMFRSTHMNEAEKEREKLNNTICINTYHIIDKNIEKKINCLNSLHNSNVFSIVSATQGKYTIEQIKKIDESFGKSEGTSELINYSRNVIRTDRGINNEINCKTLFYGKNSTCANKKLNNVCYNYGGVTCKIFNKDSKLNDRKNEKCSLKKNLKSSNWYDFKDSFFEKINKSFCLKMKRENCNYHNLLGNNLSSEKTNEYNNNTKIYEKSIFLLENEKIKESPFFPSQKEKTRQDKFNIDDHTADMFIKCFKVNTPHNIGSSKHDNHFFEFTNKKLIIKPSAFNYAKKRYMYFEKNSEIRSTNSYTDVANIKGRYIYNPNEMNDTNKVFINNMTNNYCLDVKKDSMHNIHKKKRFQVNIDADFKRDGSYLNNNYTNCCFTILEKDEKGLTPVRSRNDVNNGKLLENEQATDGFAICENDLLKRKNEYKNYELSLKTNHSSSINIRCNRNSINGSNSIHNSNSIHNSNSVNSSNSIHNGNSIHNSNSIHKSSSIRNSSSIHKSSSIRNSSSIRNSSSIRNSSSIRNSSSIHNSNSIHNSNSIHNSNSIHNSNSIHNSDSSTNNLKNQINFVNSEIDLLDRHKLRFYLSKGKNAINNKLFNVTDEKGILSIFKYFNFFGDSSKIGCAPIPSHAAKTAGGHIQYECVYKDELPSSGDKVKIAYGNESEGDDKEDKDDRDDRDDRDDRDVNNDDYDDGGDKRHTCALTDAHCPDNSKSCDKMNYENHDNANEEEDKIENNKWDEMNTDMSTTHEGDAIRTNIYEDGRVGSRTSSGNDNINRSKECKLKEDIDSPTLSRENAFMDTTRNVTNGKGNVSNSHNEDNIFILTSKDNISTVKLADEIEEEKGHDVIRQDTFTNIVHEQCIHENKLNTQVQKSDLLCEKTDTNMSFADTEKIKKQSNAVLICNNNNKVEKVNIQKNDFSTHSNLIFDNFEKISERINFILDDTVHFFKKNPYIHNGYGKAKVCKNNKRKLEKKKLKKWSSVYKINKVVCKGAHGVVFSAWRSEKESELEKNFRLHFLESCGGRDGIMEEVEEELEEEEDNEEDDGENDEEDDEEDDEEDDGEDDEEDDGEYDGEYDGEDDVKNDVENVGENKNEKETNKEILKENERHTNKEILKENERHTNKELPRESERKTSAKVQHVSYYPHDGMKEAEGASLKETEKIEKLYESNLENEEEVEMGRGDESKRGFNLVKGEKEESEDSNDENNYDADNLVTLKILNLCYLSKKKNVRRILREVYYLNMCDHPNIVKYYESFFWPPCYLIIVCEYLSGGSLFDLYKNHGNISEDILVYILDDVLKALNYLHNECTLSLIHRDIKPTNIVLSKNGVAKIVDFGSCKNLENIKSKEIVGTVYYIAPEILNREKYDCSVDIWSLGITIYEIVMGVLPWKRNKTMDECIQNIINSSPKINIGSGFSKHLCYFVESCLQKNPQNRATVSKLLNHKFMTKKRSIKNKPNSILEIRQILRSNNRKTKSTIFRNFLKNIFFFNGKNKRKRIEVISSKSCQPEMFYQNIKRENFDFFEIKVRDENSKSLNSLNFEFSNEYAENNYSSNRFPANGGRK from the coding sequence ATGTTCTCAGTTGAATCAGAAAAAACTACAggatataagaaaaaaaactcaAGTAAGAAAATATGTGAGGAAGAAAAACGTTTACAGACAGATGTATTGTTTAGAAATGAAGAGAATGAACATATTTCACTTGACAATAATATTGTGCTAAATGATAACATCTTGGTAATACCAAACAATGGAATATGCGAAGAAATGAAGCATAATTCTGgggataaagaaaaaacagaaGTGGAAGAAGGGTCAAAACAATTTAAGGAAAGCGATAAAATTTCACTTAACAAATTATCAAGTAAAAAAGGGGCATactataatatttatcagtatgaggataaaaataataacaatgtaAAATTTTCGCAAAATGTGAATGCAATAAAGAAACCTTTTGAGAAGCATCACGAACATGTTAAGGATGATAGCTATATGACTATCAGCAAAAATGTGGTGAGAAATATGTTTCTTAAAAGTAATATTACCAGTAATAGTGAACAGATGGCAGATATTAGAGTATGCATAAATAAGCCAAGTAactcaaatatatatacaagcaatatatatttaagggAAAAATCAACTAGTCATCATAAAACGGGTAACAACAATTTGCTAAGGTATTATTACagtaaagaaataaatgaaggggaaaatttaatgaaaaaggaattatCAACTTTTGAAAAAACTGCTTctgtaaatattaaatgtcATGATGAGTCTCATGAACATTTAAACATGTTATACAGTAATGATAGCAGAATATTTAGAACAGATTTTACTTATACGAATAAGGATTGGGATAATATATACCCCCTTGCTGAGGATCGTCAGAAAATTATTGATGATATGAACAAATATAGTTCTTTTATtagtatattaaataataatacatacaaaagTAATTCCAGTATGCACAGATTAAACATAGTCATGCGTGATATGCACAAACCgcataatgaaaaatttgaaaaacagATATACGATGAACAGACAAAAATGGAAGAAGAACATAATGATTACGCTACTGAAGGTAGAGTATATTTCGATCTGGAAAAGAGTAATGCTATGTACGTTAACCAAATGAATGAAAGGAAGGAAAGTATGAAAGGTTTTAAGTGTGAAAcagaagaaataatttttagtaataatttaaataccGATAAAAAGATACATGAAGGGACAAACAGTAAAGAGAATGATATGGATTATTTTAACTTAAAGAAAAGAAGTAAGTTTATTAATTCTCACAATGTAGATGTGTTGAGGGGAGGCAAAAACTCGGTTTATGGAGCTGATGAAAAGAGGGATGAGATATACAGGGATAACCAAAGTGGaggaaattatataaaacagtGTACATTGAGCATGCccttgttaaaaaataagactACAGAAAATGCATGGAAGAAGAAAATTCAGGAAATTAACAAAGAAAGATTTCTCAGTATAAGGATGAAACCTAATGTGTTATACAGTGAAAAGTAtggaaaagtaaaaaatacaaaaaaagatttttctttttcatatacAGGAGAAAATGATGTTCCTAGGTTGATGGTGTTAAAGGAAAATGAGTGTTCTACTAATAGAAGTTCATATGATAGTATGTATGGGAAAAATGATATGACAAAAATGTTTGCCAATATTAGTAATCtgaatatgataaaaaataatgtgaTATTTTACCAAAAGAGAAAATGCAATAATGTTTTTAAGAAGAACAATAACATTAATATGAGAAGAAACTTTAACCGAAATATGTGCAAAACTGATAAGGCGGGGCATGTAGCTGATAATAAAGAGGCAAAGAAATCGTTCGAAGAAAACATTTTTCACttgaaaaacaaatttttgtCCCCTGAGAAATATGTGTTCATATTTAAGGAAAAGCAGACGTCAAACAATGAGTCTAAGAATGAATCACACGGTGAGTTGAAGAACAATGAAAACGTTACTTCCTGTCCCTCTCAGGATAACAAAAGTAAAGACATTACTTGTGCAGGAGAAAAGGAACACAATTCTGTCCATATGGTAGAACAGCCAGAACAGCTGATAAAAGCAGAAATGTgcttaaaaagaataaaggaTGAAAATAGATTTGCATTAAAGCACATGAGCAAAAATTGCCATATGATGGATAAATATCATGAGAATAGGAATCCAAATTTTAGCGATTTTTCGCTTGAATCATCTAATGATTCATCAATTGTAGAGAATGTcaatgaagaagaaaaagaaaaaaagaaagaaaaaaaagaaaattatcgTATATCGTTATTATCATACGatggaataaaaaatgacGTAAAACAATATGATAGAGAAGAAAgacaaattttaaaaagtaagaTAAATAGCTTAGATAGGAAATTGTTCGTAAAAAATGAACTGAATGACAGTACAACATTTAATTTAAGAAAGGGGAATTTTCAGTGCATTAAAGaagataatattaataaagtgAGTTTTACTCGAAGAAATAGTGAAAATTGCACTtcagaaaagaaaagaaataaattttcgtacaaattatatagtaACGACGAAATGTTTAGAAGTACCCATATGAATGAAGCGGAGAAGGAAAGGGAAAAGTTGAATAATACTATTTGTATTAATACCTACCACATTATAGACAAaaatatagagaaaaaaatcaATTGTTTGAATAGCCTTCATAATAGTAATGTATTTAGTATAGTTAGTGCAACGCAAGGCAAGTACACGattgaacaaataaaaaagatcGATGAATCATTCGGAAAAAGTGAAGGTACCTCGGAATTGATTAATTACAGTAGGAATGTGATTAGAACAGATCGAGGCATAAATAATGAGATAAACTGTAAGACTTTATTTTATGGGAAAAATTCAACTTGCGCaaacaaaaaattgaacAACGTTTGTTATAACTATGGGGGTGTAACTTGCAAGATCTTTAATAAGGACAGTAAACTTAAtgatagaaaaaatgaaaagtgtagtttaaaaaaaaatttgaaaagtaGTAACTGGTATGATTTTAAAGATagtttttttgaaaaaattaataaatccttttgtttaaaaatgaaaagggaaaattGTAATTATCACAACTTATTGGGAAACAATTTGTCAAGTGAAAAAAcgaatgaatataataataacacgaaaatatatgaaaaaagcattttcttattagaaaatgaaaagataaaagaatctcctttttttccttcacaaaaagaaaaaacaagaCAGGACAAATTTAATATAGATGATCATACTGCTGATATGTtcataaaatgttttaaagtGAATACACCACATAATATAGGCAGTAGTAAACATGATAAccatttttttgaatttactAATAAGAAGTTAATTATAAAACCATCAGCCTTTAATTATGCTAAAAAGCGCTACAtgtattttgaaaaaaactCAGAAATAAGAAGCACAAATAGCTATACGGATGTGGCAAATATTAAAGGACGCTATATTTACAATCCTAACGAAATGAATGATACAAATAAGGTGTTTATTAACAATATGACGAATAATTATTGCCTAGATGTGAAAAAGGACTCAATGCATAACATACATAAGAAAAAGCGTTTTCAGGTTAACATAGATGCGGATTTTAAAAGGGATGGAAGCTATTTGAATAATAACTATACAAACTGTTGTTTTACTATTTTAGAAAAGGATGAAAAGGGACTTACACCAGTAAGGAGTAGAAATGACGTAAATAATGGTAAACTTCTAGAGAATGAACAGGCTACTGATGGGTTTGCTATTTGTGAAAATGATTTACTCAAAAGGaagaatgaatataaaaattacgaACTAAGTTTAAAAACAAACCACAGTAGTAGCATTAATATCAGATGTAACCGTAACAGCATTAATGGCAGTAATAGCATTCATAACAGTAATAGCATTCATAACAGCAATAGCGTTAATAGCAGTAATAGCATTCATAATGGCAATAGCATTCATAACAGTAATAGCATTCACAAAAGCAGTAGCATTCGTAACAGCAGTAGCATTCACAAAAGCAGTAGCATTCGTAACAGCAGTAGCATTCGTAACAGCAGTAGTATTCGTAACAGCAGTAGCATTCGTAACAGCAGTAGCATTCATAACAGCAATAGCATTCATAACAGCAATAGCATTCATAACAGCAATAGCATTCATAACAGCAATAGCATTCATAACAGTGATAGCAGTActaacaatttaaaaaatcaaatcAATTTTGTGAATAGTGAAATTGATTTACTTGATAGGCATAAACTAAGGTTCTATTTGTCCAAAGGGAAAAACGCTATTAACAATAAGCTGTTTAATGTAACAGATGAAAAGGGTATATTgtcaatttttaaatattttaatttttttggtgATAGTAGCAAAATAGGTTGTGCACCTATTCCCTCCCATGCGGCAAAGACTGCGGGTGGGCATATCCAGTACGAGTGTGTATACAAGGATGAATTGCCCTCTAGTGGTGACAAGGTGAAAATTGCTTATGGAAATGAAAGCGAAGGTGATGATAAGGAAGATAAGGATGATAGGGACGATAGAGACGATAGAGACGATAGAGACGTTAACAACGATGATTATGATGATGGTGGTGATAAACGACACACATGTGCGTTAACGGATGCACATTGTCCTGATAATTCTAAAAGTTGTGATAAGATGAATTATGAAAACCATGATAATGCTAATGAAGAGGAGGACAAAATTGAGAACAACAAATGGGATGAAATGAATACAGATATGAGCACTACTCATGAGGGGGATGCAATTCGCACGAATATATACGAGGATGGGAGGGTCGGAAGTCGTACAAGCAGTggtaatgataatattaacCGTTCAAAAGAATGTAAATTGAAAGAAGACATAGACAGTCCTACACTTAGCAGGGAAAACGCATTTATGGATACTACAAGAAATGTGACAAATGGAAAAGGTAATGTCTCCAATTCACATAACGAAGATAATATCTTCATCTTAACTAGTAAAGATAATATCTCCACCGTGAAACTTGCTGATGAAATTGAGGAGGAAAAGGGACATGATGTTATTAGACAGGACACTTTTACGAATATAGTACATGAACAGTGCATACATGAGAATAAACTGAACACGCAGGTGCAAAAAAGCGATTTATTATGTGAGAAAACTGATACCAATATGAGCTTCGCAGATACAGAGAAGATAAAGAAACAAAGTAATGCTGTccttatatgtaataataataacaaagtAGAAAAGGTTAATATTCAGAAGAATGATTTTTCTACACATAGCAATCTTATATTTGACAATTTTGAGAAAATTTCTGAAAgaattaatttcattttagaTGATACTgtccatttttttaaaaagaacccatatatacataacgGGTATGGGAAAGCTAAAgtgtgtaaaaataataaaaggaaattagaaaaaaaaaaattaaaaaaatggtcttccgtttataaaattaataaagtcGTTTGTAAAGGAGCACACGGAGTAGTGTTCTCTGCGTGGAGAAGTGAAAAGGAAAGTGAACTTGAGAAAAATTTCAGATTGCACTTTTTAGAGTCATGTGGGGGTAGGGATGGCATAATGGAAGAGGTGGAAGAAGAATtggaagaagaggaagataATGAGGAAGATGATGGGGAGAATGATGAGGAAGATGATGAGGAAGATGATGAAGAAGATGATGGGGAGGATGACGAGGAAGATGATGGGGAATATGATGGGGAATATGATGGGGAGGATGATGTGAAAAACGATGTGGAGAATGTGggagaaaacaaaaatgaaaaggagaCCAACAAAGAGATCCTAAAAGAGAACGAAAGGCATACCAACAAAGAGATCCTAAAAGAGAACGAAAGGCATACCAACAAAGAGCTCCCAAGAGAGAGCGAAAGGAAGACCAGCGCGAAGGTACAACACGTATCATACTACCCGCATGATGGCATGAAGGAAGCAGAAGGTGCATCATTGAAAGAgacagaaaaaatagaaaaattatacgAAAGCAACttagaaaatgaagaagaggTAGAAATGGGAAGAGGGGATGAGTCAAAGAGAGGTTTTAATTTGgtaaaaggggaaaaagaagaaagtgAAGATagtaatgatgaaaataattacgATGCTGATAATTTAGTAacacttaaaattttaaatttatgctatttaagtaaaaaaaaaaatgtaagaagAATTTTGAGAgaagtatattatttaaatatgtgtGACCATCCAAATATTGTTAAGTATTATGAATCATTTTTTTGGCCTCCTTGCTATTTAATAATAGTTTGTGAATACCTGTCAGGTGGGTCCCTAtttgatttatataaaaatcatGGGAACATAAGTGAAgatatattagtatatatcTTAGATGATGTTTTAAAAGCTTTGAATTATTTGCATAACGAATGTACTTTATCTCTTATACATAGAGACATAAAACCTACAAATATTGTTCTCTCAAAAAATGGAGTAGCAAAAATAGTAGATTTTGGTTCttgtaaaaatttagaaaatataaaatcgAAAGAAATAGTAGGGACAGTTTATTATATTGCTCCAGAAATTTTAAACAGAGAAAAATATGACTGTTCAGTAGATATATGGTCTTTAGGTATTACTATATATGAAATTGTTATGGGTGTTTTACCTtggaaaagaaataaaactaTGGATGAatgtatacaaaatattattaactcttctccaaaaattaatattggTTCTGGTTTCAGTAAacatttatgttattttgttGAATCATGTTTACAAAAGAACCCACAAAATAGAGCGACTGtatcaaaattattaaatcaCAAATttatgacaaaaaaaagatcaattaaaaataaacctAATTCTATTTTGGAAATTAGACAAATCCTTAGGTCAAACAATAGGAAAACAAAAAGTACGATTTTtcgaaattttttaaaaaatatctttttttttaatggaaaaaataagaggAAAAGAATTGAAGTCATCAGCTCCAAATCTTGTCAACCCGAAATGTTTTATCAAAACATAAAGAGAGAAAATTTCGacttttttgaaataaaagtACGGGATGAGAATAGCAAATCTTTGAACAGCCTGAATTTTGAATTTTCTAATGAATATGcggaaaataattattcttcCAACCGTTTTCCGGCCAACGGAGgcagaaaataa